In the Gemmatimonadaceae bacterium genome, one interval contains:
- a CDS encoding TolC family protein has protein sequence MEAIMRRIARRARCATCAARITGAAAGAAVLLAPRAAGAQAAPAGPALRLGDAYDQLDAASPRIVAARALAAASAATVRSASLLPDPQVQFGFMNYSLPGLGPMAPLSMAQLQVMEVIPLPGKLGLAGAAARAQSDAARDRADATFWTVRVDLASAFYDLYQTDAQLAVARRTLALLRDIENTAQAMYRVGEASQPDVLRAQVERARMAEDTLRMVAMRSAAAARFDAELDRAADSTLGTPVLPAFPATVPSVDSVLSLALRDRPELRAGAADVSAAERQRDLAARNVWPDITVGMQLGRQAGGVGNLMGSAMIAASIPVFANARQGGTRDAAAAMAAMSRAELRATQADTRAAVITAYAELVRARRLTALYRNTVLPEADAAATSALASYRVGQVDFLTVLDDQLTVNRYDQAVHELEADEGKAWARLEALVARPLMNAHSTAAAAAGGDR, from the coding sequence ATGGAAGCGATCATGCGGCGCATAGCGCGCCGTGCCCGCTGCGCCACGTGCGCGGCCCGCATCACTGGCGCGGCCGCCGGCGCCGCCGTGCTGCTCGCGCCGCGCGCGGCCGGGGCGCAAGCCGCGCCCGCGGGGCCCGCCCTCCGATTAGGGGACGCGTATGACCAACTCGACGCAGCCAGTCCTCGCATCGTGGCCGCCCGCGCGTTGGCGGCCGCGAGCGCCGCCACCGTACGGTCGGCCTCACTTCTGCCCGATCCACAGGTCCAATTCGGCTTCATGAATTACTCCCTGCCGGGCCTCGGACCGATGGCGCCGCTCTCGATGGCGCAGCTGCAGGTCATGGAGGTGATTCCACTTCCCGGCAAGCTCGGTCTCGCGGGCGCAGCGGCGCGCGCGCAGAGCGACGCCGCCCGTGACCGGGCCGACGCGACGTTCTGGACGGTGCGCGTCGATCTCGCGAGCGCATTCTACGATCTGTATCAGACCGACGCGCAGTTGGCGGTGGCCCGTCGCACGCTCGCGCTGCTCCGCGACATCGAGAACACCGCGCAGGCAATGTACCGCGTGGGCGAGGCGAGCCAGCCCGACGTCCTGCGCGCGCAGGTCGAACGTGCGAGAATGGCGGAAGACACGCTGCGCATGGTGGCCATGCGGAGCGCCGCAGCGGCCCGATTCGACGCCGAACTCGACCGCGCCGCCGACAGCACACTCGGCACGCCCGTCCTTCCCGCGTTTCCCGCCACGGTCCCCTCCGTGGATTCGGTCCTTTCGCTCGCGCTCCGCGATCGCCCGGAACTGCGCGCGGGCGCGGCCGACGTATCCGCCGCGGAACGCCAACGCGATCTGGCGGCGCGGAACGTCTGGCCGGACATCACCGTCGGCATGCAACTCGGTCGCCAGGCGGGCGGGGTCGGGAATCTGATGGGAAGCGCCATGATCGCCGCTTCGATCCCCGTGTTCGCGAACGCCCGTCAGGGCGGCACCCGCGATGCGGCGGCGGCGATGGCGGCGATGAGCCGCGCCGAACTTCGCGCAACGCAAGCCGACACGCGCGCCGCGGTGATCACGGCCTACGCCGAGCTCGTCCGCGCCCGCCGCCTCACGGCGCTCTACCGGAACACCGTGCTCCCCGAGGCCGATGCGGCGGCCACGTCGGCCCTGGCCAGTTACCGAGTGGGCCAAGTCGACTTTCTCACGGTCCTCGACGATCAGCTGACCGTGAACCGATACGACCAGGCGGTGCACGAACTCGAAGCCGACGAAGGCAAGGCATGGGCCCGGCTCGAAGCCCTCGTCGCTCGCCCCCTCATGAACGCACACTCCACGGCCGCCGCGGCGGCCGGAGGTGATCGATGA
- a CDS encoding DUF2231 domain-containing protein: protein MPFDAAHLHLMVNHFPVVLSIVGMASLAVGAVTRRDFYWRAGLILMVLAAIAAGVAILTGESASDEIRQRAFVVRGTIGAHSSAAYAALWALLVAGVISGYAWWSARAREVMALPAWLRELVLILALVGASLVSYAAYRGGIIVYDAPVLQTLRAPSAP from the coding sequence ATGCCGTTCGACGCCGCGCACCTGCACCTGATGGTCAACCATTTTCCGGTCGTCCTGAGTATCGTCGGGATGGCATCCCTCGCCGTAGGGGCCGTCACGCGACGCGATTTCTACTGGCGGGCAGGGCTGATCCTGATGGTGTTGGCCGCCATCGCGGCTGGCGTGGCGATCCTCACGGGCGAGTCCGCGTCCGATGAGATTCGGCAACGCGCGTTCGTGGTGCGCGGAACGATCGGCGCGCATTCGTCCGCTGCTTACGCCGCGCTCTGGGCGCTGCTGGTCGCCGGCGTGATTTCGGGCTACGCCTGGTGGAGTGCGCGCGCCCGTGAGGTGATGGCGCTGCCGGCGTGGCTGCGGGAGCTCGTGCTGATCCTGGCGCTCGTCGGCGCCTCCCTCGTCTCGTATGCCGCGTACCGCGGCGGGATCATCGTGTACGATGCGCCGGTGCTGCAGACGCTCAGGGCACCGTCGGCGCCCTGA
- a CDS encoding B12-binding domain-containing radical SAM protein: MKVLFISPEFPETFWSFTHALRFIRRRASHPPLGLLTVAAMLPAEWEKRLVDLNVAPLTDADLAWADYAFVGGMVVQRASAVAVIARCNAAGLPVVAGGPLFTIEYEQFDGVSHFVLDEAEVSLPPFLEDLIRGCAQRVYRAPEFADLTTTPMPLWELADLSRYASVGVQYGRGCPYDCDFCNVTAMLGHRPRTKRVPQVIAELDRLSELGWRGSVFFVDDNLIGNKRDAKAQLLPALIAWRGRHPHVPFNAQVSMNLADDVELLDLMADAGFDTVFIGIETPDETALAECRKKQNLARDLVADVKRIQRAGIAVQAGFIVGFDSDTPSSFRRLSEFIQSSGIVTAMVGMLQAPPGTRLFERMRLEGRITDAMSGDNVDGTTNILPVMGLNTLRGHYRALIGQLYEPKHYYARVRTFLREYRAPAVRPRLDTQRVLAFFRSTARLGVLGRERLQYWRLLGWTLLRRPRLLPHAVTLAIYGYHFRLISEGVNR, encoded by the coding sequence GTGAAAGTCCTCTTCATTTCTCCAGAGTTCCCCGAAACGTTCTGGAGCTTCACCCATGCCCTGCGGTTCATCCGGCGCAGGGCCTCGCATCCGCCCCTCGGGCTGCTCACGGTGGCCGCCATGCTGCCCGCCGAGTGGGAGAAGCGTCTGGTGGACCTGAACGTCGCGCCGCTCACCGATGCCGATCTCGCGTGGGCCGATTACGCCTTCGTGGGTGGGATGGTCGTCCAGCGTGCCTCCGCGGTCGCGGTCATCGCGCGCTGCAACGCGGCGGGCCTCCCGGTGGTCGCCGGCGGGCCGCTGTTCACGATCGAATACGAGCAGTTCGACGGCGTGAGCCATTTCGTGCTCGACGAGGCCGAGGTGTCGCTGCCCCCATTCCTGGAGGACCTCATCCGGGGGTGCGCCCAGCGGGTGTACCGAGCGCCCGAGTTCGCCGACCTCACCACGACGCCCATGCCGCTCTGGGAGCTGGCCGATCTCTCGCGCTACGCCAGCGTCGGCGTCCAGTACGGCCGCGGTTGCCCGTACGACTGCGACTTCTGCAACGTGACCGCGATGCTCGGCCACCGGCCCCGGACCAAGCGCGTCCCGCAGGTGATCGCGGAACTCGATCGGCTGAGCGAACTCGGCTGGCGGGGCAGCGTGTTCTTCGTAGATGACAACCTGATCGGCAACAAGCGCGATGCCAAGGCGCAGCTCCTGCCCGCCCTGATCGCATGGCGCGGCCGCCACCCCCACGTCCCGTTCAACGCCCAGGTGTCGATGAACCTCGCCGATGACGTGGAATTGCTGGACCTGATGGCGGACGCCGGCTTCGACACCGTGTTCATTGGCATCGAGACCCCGGACGAAACCGCCCTTGCCGAGTGCCGGAAAAAGCAGAACCTCGCGCGCGATCTCGTGGCCGATGTGAAGCGGATCCAGCGCGCGGGAATCGCGGTCCAGGCGGGGTTCATCGTCGGGTTCGACAGTGACACTCCGTCGTCGTTCCGGCGACTGTCCGAGTTCATCCAGAGCAGCGGCATCGTCACGGCCATGGTCGGCATGTTGCAAGCGCCGCCGGGCACGAGGCTCTTCGAGCGCATGCGACTCGAAGGGAGAATCACGGACGCGATGAGCGGAGACAACGTGGACGGCACCACGAACATCCTGCCGGTGATGGGCCTCAACACGCTGCGGGGGCACTACCGCGCGCTGATCGGGCAACTCTACGAGCCCAAGCACTACTATGCTCGCGTGCGGACCTTCCTGCGAGAGTATCGCGCGCCCGCCGTTCGGCCGCGACTCGACACCCAACGCGTGCTCGCCTTCTTCCGGTCGACGGCCCGTCTCGGCGTCTTGGGACGGGAACGCCTCCAATACTGGCGGCTCCTCGGCTGGACGCTGTTACGGCGTCCCCGGCTGCTCCCGCATGCCGTCACCCTCGCCATCTATGGCTACCACTTTCGCCTGATCAGCGAAGGGGTGAACCGGTAG
- a CDS encoding TonB-dependent receptor translates to MTKFGFTPDTLALQLSTGTDTSIVVELQPTAQLVAPVIVTSTRADRRIEDEPLRVEVLGGDDISEKNEMRPADLSSLLDELSGVRMHTTSASLGATNIRLEGLPGRYTLVLNDGLPLFGTVASGFGLVEQPPLDLRQAEVIKGAASALYGPAALGGVVDLVSRRPPDTSQALVNGTSQGGADLLVFDARSLTPHLGLTVLGGLHRQPTVDPDHDGWTDVPGLRRVEVRPRIFYDDSAGRSFMITAGALSETRTGGALFGRTGLPGFLGRDSLATRHVDVGATGKLRISDGFSLALRTSANLQDRRRMVNGAAEREREGTTFGELSGTTVWQRQVLIVGAAWQRDQYSNRTGPWADQTTSTPGLFVQHTYAPASWIASTLDGRCDASSVFGTICTPRASLLFRPTAVLNVRASVGGGWSAPSALNDQTEAIGLAHVREPVPLEAERARSASLDVTASHGPLQVSGTLFADAVRHPVGLRPVPGDTSGLVDLVNAAGDLRTHGGELFAVYNQDPFVVTAYYAATRSREISPATGRPREAPYVPREEAGLDAALEDDDSGTYLATEIFYTGRQALQDDPYRAVSAPYTTLGILAAQRFGRVTVFVNAENLTGVRQTSFEPLMRTTVGDGGQWSVEPWGPLDGRRFNAGVRCDF, encoded by the coding sequence GTGACGAAGTTCGGCTTCACACCGGACACGCTCGCACTTCAGCTTTCCACCGGCACCGATACGTCGATCGTGGTCGAACTTCAACCCACGGCGCAACTCGTGGCGCCGGTGATCGTCACCAGCACGCGCGCCGACCGCCGGATCGAGGACGAACCGCTCCGCGTGGAGGTGTTGGGCGGCGACGACATCAGCGAGAAGAACGAGATGCGACCGGCCGATCTCAGTTCGCTCCTCGACGAGCTCAGTGGTGTTCGTATGCACACCACCTCGGCTTCACTCGGCGCCACCAACATCCGGCTCGAGGGCCTTCCCGGGCGCTACACGCTCGTGCTCAACGACGGGCTGCCGCTCTTCGGTACCGTGGCCAGTGGATTCGGGTTGGTGGAGCAACCACCGCTCGATCTCCGTCAAGCGGAAGTGATCAAAGGCGCGGCGTCGGCGCTGTACGGGCCGGCAGCGCTCGGCGGGGTGGTGGACTTGGTCTCGCGGCGCCCGCCCGACACGTCGCAGGCGCTGGTGAACGGCACATCGCAGGGCGGGGCCGACCTTCTCGTCTTCGACGCACGGTCGCTCACGCCGCACCTCGGGCTGACCGTGCTTGGTGGCCTCCACCGTCAGCCCACGGTCGATCCCGATCACGACGGGTGGACGGATGTTCCAGGCCTGCGCCGCGTGGAAGTACGGCCGCGCATCTTCTACGACGACAGCGCCGGCCGGTCGTTCATGATCACCGCTGGCGCACTCAGCGAAACCCGCACCGGCGGCGCGCTGTTCGGTCGAACCGGGCTTCCCGGTTTCCTCGGCCGTGACAGCCTGGCCACGCGCCATGTCGATGTCGGCGCCACGGGCAAGCTGCGCATTTCGGATGGGTTCTCGCTCGCCCTCCGCACGTCTGCGAACCTGCAGGACCGTCGCCGGATGGTGAACGGCGCGGCGGAACGAGAGCGCGAAGGTACCACCTTCGGCGAGTTGTCCGGGACGACCGTCTGGCAGCGGCAGGTCCTGATCGTGGGCGCCGCATGGCAACGCGATCAGTACTCCAATCGCACTGGACCATGGGCGGACCAGACGACCTCCACGCCGGGCCTCTTCGTCCAGCACACGTACGCGCCGGCCTCGTGGATCGCGTCCACGCTCGACGGGCGGTGCGATGCGTCGAGCGTATTCGGAACAATCTGCACGCCCCGAGCGTCGCTGCTGTTTCGGCCGACGGCCGTGTTGAACGTCCGGGCCTCCGTGGGCGGCGGATGGTCAGCGCCGTCGGCGCTCAACGATCAGACCGAGGCGATCGGGCTCGCGCACGTGCGCGAGCCGGTGCCTCTCGAAGCCGAGCGGGCGCGTTCGGCATCGCTCGACGTCACCGCGTCGCACGGACCACTCCAGGTGAGCGGGACGTTGTTCGCAGATGCGGTCCGGCATCCGGTCGGCCTTCGGCCGGTCCCGGGCGACACCAGCGGGCTCGTGGACCTCGTGAACGCAGCGGGCGATCTGCGCACGCATGGCGGGGAGCTGTTCGCCGTGTACAACCAGGACCCATTCGTGGTCACGGCGTACTACGCGGCTACACGCAGCCGCGAGATCTCGCCCGCCACCGGGCGACCGCGCGAAGCACCGTACGTGCCTCGTGAGGAGGCCGGCCTCGACGCCGCCCTTGAAGACGACGACTCAGGCACGTACCTGGCGACCGAGATCTTCTATACGGGCCGGCAGGCCCTCCAGGACGATCCTTACCGGGCCGTCTCGGCGCCATACACCACGCTCGGTATCCTGGCGGCGCAGAGGTTCGGACGGGTGACCGTGTTCGTGAACGCCGAGAATCTGACCGGCGTGCGACAGACCAGCTTCGAACCGTTGATGAGGACCACCGTTGGGGACGGCGGCCAGTGGTCGGTGGAGCCGTGGGGGCCGCTCGACGGCCGGCGATTCAACGCCGGCGTCCGATGTGACTTCTGA
- a CDS encoding efflux RND transporter periplasmic adaptor subunit: MTEVLGRRHTRRDSILRWTGGVLVVAGAAVVAHFAGRRPESQAAPVVTGSDSAGTAGRQAVMLSSAEAHRIGVTYAPVTMDPVVREVRTVGQVSYDEETVSTIAPKLDGWVDSLFVNYTGQTVRRGDPLLTIYAPMAVAAEEELVLARHLRDRVRHGTADAQRGAEELLVGARRRLAYWDIPAAEIAQVESTGVVRKTLTLRSPVTGVVVQKAVVAGQRISAGDALYQIVDLRTVWIQGEVFERDLPAVRLGQRVHATFEALPGTVRTGRITFIDPTINPDTRTARVRVALANPGLELKPGMYATLTAAARESPNTLSVPRNAVLSTGERNIVFVKRPDGMLEPREVVLGMAGDDRIAVLRGLAMGDTVVSSATFLIDAESNLAEAMSGMGGMPGMDMAPPKPTTGRHH, encoded by the coding sequence ATGACCGAAGTTCTTGGACGGCGCCACACGCGCCGCGATTCGATACTCCGTTGGACGGGCGGTGTTCTGGTGGTCGCTGGCGCCGCCGTGGTGGCGCATTTCGCCGGGCGGCGCCCGGAATCCCAGGCGGCACCAGTGGTGACGGGGTCCGACTCCGCCGGCACGGCTGGCCGGCAGGCGGTCATGCTCTCGTCTGCCGAAGCCCACCGCATCGGCGTGACCTACGCGCCGGTCACCATGGACCCGGTCGTGCGCGAGGTGCGCACGGTCGGGCAGGTGTCGTACGACGAGGAGACCGTCTCCACCATCGCGCCGAAGCTGGATGGGTGGGTGGACTCGCTGTTCGTCAATTACACGGGGCAGACGGTGAGACGTGGCGATCCACTCCTCACGATCTACGCGCCGATGGCGGTGGCCGCGGAGGAGGAACTCGTCCTCGCCCGACACCTCCGCGATCGCGTGCGGCACGGCACCGCCGATGCGCAGCGCGGGGCCGAAGAACTCCTCGTAGGCGCGCGGCGGCGCCTCGCGTACTGGGACATTCCCGCCGCGGAGATCGCACAGGTCGAGTCGACCGGGGTGGTGCGAAAGACGCTCACGCTGCGGTCACCGGTAACGGGCGTGGTCGTGCAGAAGGCCGTCGTGGCGGGTCAGCGCATCTCGGCTGGGGACGCGCTCTATCAGATCGTCGATCTGCGAACGGTCTGGATCCAGGGTGAGGTGTTCGAGCGCGATCTGCCCGCCGTGCGCCTCGGCCAGCGCGTGCACGCGACCTTCGAGGCACTGCCGGGTACCGTGCGCACGGGACGCATCACCTTCATCGATCCCACCATCAATCCCGACACGCGGACGGCCCGGGTGCGCGTGGCGCTGGCCAATCCAGGCCTCGAGCTCAAGCCCGGGATGTACGCCACGCTCACGGCAGCCGCGCGCGAATCCCCGAACACCCTGAGCGTGCCGCGCAACGCCGTGCTCTCGACGGGCGAACGCAACATCGTGTTCGTGAAGCGTCCAGACGGCATGCTCGAACCGCGGGAGGTGGTGCTCGGCATGGCCGGGGATGACCGCATCGCCGTGCTGCGCGGGCTGGCCATGGGCGATACGGTGGTGTCGTCCGCCACCTTCCTCATCGATGCGGAATCGAATCTCGCCGAGGCGATGAGTGGCATGGGCGGCATGCCCGGCATGGACATGGCGCCGCCGAAACCGACCACCGGTCGCCACCACTAG
- a CDS encoding CusA/CzcA family heavy metal efflux RND transporter, with amino-acid sequence MLTRIIGWSVRNPLLVILGAVAAVALGIWALERTPLDALPDLSDVQVIVQTDYDGQAPRIVEDQVTYPIAAEMLKVPGSKTVRGYSFFGVSFVYVIFEDGTDLYWARTRVLEYLNGIKAKLPASVTPMLGPDATGLGWVYQYALEDTSGRLSIADLRSLQDWNIRYALTAVPGVAEVASVGGFEKQYQVDVDPAKLLAYGIPITRVMDAIRNANGDVGAMVMELSEREQMVRGLGYLKSVADIEDVDVGATANGTPITVRDVAHVSIGPAVRRGIADLDGRGDAVGGIVIMRFGQNALTTIRAVKQRLTAVAKTLPAGVVIVPVYDRSDLIQRAIATLRSKLFEESLIVALVCVLFLVHVRSALVAILTLPVGILLGFIAMRLAGVGADIMSLGGIAIAIGAMIDAAIVMIENMHKHLERAAPSESADGGRTFDTRSLTAAQRWQVALDAAREVGPSLFFSLLIITVSFLPVFSLQGEEGRLFRPLAFTKTFAMAAASLLSVTLVPVTMGLFIRGRMYREHANPINRWLIRLYRPIIDGVLRHRGAVVTGAVAVLVLTWIPWSRMGSEFMPPLREGTLLYMPTTMPGISIARAREMLQVEDSILKSFPEVVHVWGKTGRANTATDPAGLDMTETTITLKPESDWPNGMTQDRLVAAMDSAVRTPGIVNSWTMPIKGRMDMLATGIRTPVGVKIFGPNLDTLQRIGQDVERAVQRVPGTRSAFAERTVSGYYLDISIDREKAARLGLNVGDVQTVIAAAIGGVAVTQTVEGRERYAVRVRYPQELRDTPERLAEVLVPMDHQASAATGISAGPALGTALTGAAGPFPTMAGRVGQVPLGEVATIREETGPMVVRTENASPTSWVYVDVVGRDIGSYVADAQRVVEREVTLPAGYRIEWSGEYEYMQRAKARMKLVIPATLGIIFLLLFLNFRTVGDTLLVLASLPFALVGGFWLVWLLGYNWSVAVAIGFTALAGVAAETGVVMLIYLNQAWEARLAHGTSPTVHDLYAAIIEGAVNRVRPKMMTVTAIMAGLLPILWGSGAGASVMKRIAAPMVGGMISSTVLTLIVIPALYSWWKERAL; translated from the coding sequence ATGTTGACTCGCATCATTGGCTGGTCGGTGCGCAACCCGCTGCTCGTCATCCTCGGAGCGGTCGCCGCGGTGGCGCTCGGAATCTGGGCGCTCGAACGGACGCCCCTCGACGCGCTTCCCGACCTCAGCGACGTGCAGGTGATCGTGCAGACCGACTATGACGGTCAGGCACCAAGGATCGTCGAGGATCAGGTCACCTATCCGATCGCCGCCGAGATGCTCAAAGTGCCCGGATCGAAAACGGTACGCGGGTACTCGTTCTTCGGGGTCTCGTTCGTGTACGTGATCTTCGAAGACGGCACCGATCTGTACTGGGCCCGCACGCGCGTGCTCGAATACCTGAACGGCATCAAGGCCAAGCTGCCGGCCAGCGTCACCCCCATGCTCGGGCCCGATGCGACGGGGCTGGGATGGGTGTACCAATATGCGCTCGAGGACACCAGCGGCCGGCTCTCGATCGCGGATCTGCGCAGCCTGCAGGATTGGAACATCCGGTATGCGCTGACCGCCGTGCCGGGGGTCGCTGAAGTCGCGTCGGTGGGCGGCTTCGAGAAGCAGTACCAGGTGGACGTGGATCCCGCCAAGCTCCTCGCCTACGGCATTCCCATCACGCGCGTGATGGATGCCATCCGGAACGCCAACGGCGATGTCGGTGCCATGGTCATGGAGCTGTCGGAGCGCGAGCAGATGGTGCGGGGGCTCGGCTACCTCAAGTCCGTGGCCGACATCGAGGACGTGGACGTCGGCGCCACCGCGAACGGGACGCCGATCACGGTGCGCGATGTGGCCCACGTGTCCATCGGGCCGGCGGTACGCCGCGGGATTGCCGACCTCGACGGCCGCGGGGACGCGGTCGGCGGCATCGTGATCATGCGCTTCGGGCAGAACGCGCTGACCACGATCCGCGCCGTCAAGCAGCGCCTGACCGCAGTGGCCAAGACGCTGCCGGCCGGAGTCGTCATCGTTCCCGTCTACGACCGGAGCGATCTCATCCAACGCGCCATCGCGACGCTGCGCAGCAAGCTGTTCGAAGAATCGCTCATCGTCGCGCTCGTCTGCGTGCTGTTCCTGGTACATGTGCGATCGGCGCTCGTGGCCATCCTGACCCTGCCCGTGGGGATCCTGCTCGGATTCATCGCCATGCGGCTGGCCGGCGTCGGCGCCGACATCATGAGTCTCGGCGGCATCGCCATCGCCATCGGGGCAATGATCGATGCGGCGATCGTGATGATCGAGAACATGCACAAGCATCTGGAACGCGCCGCTCCGTCCGAGAGCGCAGACGGCGGGCGAACGTTCGACACGCGGTCCCTCACCGCGGCCCAGCGCTGGCAGGTGGCCCTCGATGCGGCGCGCGAGGTCGGGCCCTCGCTGTTCTTCTCATTGCTCATCATCACGGTCTCGTTCCTCCCCGTATTCAGCCTGCAGGGCGAGGAGGGGCGGCTGTTCCGCCCGCTCGCCTTCACCAAGACCTTCGCGATGGCGGCGGCCAGCCTGCTCTCGGTGACCCTCGTGCCGGTCACCATGGGGCTGTTCATTCGCGGGCGCATGTACCGCGAGCACGCCAATCCCATCAATAGGTGGTTGATCCGTCTATACCGCCCAATAATCGACGGCGTGCTGCGGCACCGGGGCGCCGTCGTCACGGGTGCCGTGGCCGTGCTCGTGCTCACCTGGATTCCGTGGTCGCGCATGGGGAGCGAGTTCATGCCCCCATTGCGGGAGGGCACGCTGCTGTATATGCCGACCACCATGCCGGGCATCAGCATTGCCCGCGCCCGCGAGATGCTCCAGGTGGAGGACTCGATTCTCAAGAGCTTCCCGGAGGTCGTACACGTCTGGGGGAAGACGGGGCGAGCGAACACCGCCACCGATCCCGCCGGATTGGACATGACGGAAACGACGATCACGCTCAAGCCCGAGTCAGATTGGCCGAACGGCATGACGCAGGACCGGCTCGTGGCCGCGATGGACTCCGCCGTACGCACTCCGGGGATCGTCAATTCGTGGACGATGCCGATCAAGGGCCGCATGGACATGCTGGCGACCGGGATCCGGACGCCGGTGGGCGTGAAGATCTTCGGGCCGAACCTCGACACGCTACAGCGTATCGGGCAGGACGTGGAACGAGCGGTCCAACGAGTGCCCGGCACCCGGAGCGCGTTCGCCGAACGTACGGTCTCAGGCTACTACCTGGACATCAGCATCGATCGGGAGAAGGCCGCACGGCTCGGACTCAACGTGGGTGACGTCCAGACGGTGATCGCCGCCGCGATCGGCGGCGTGGCCGTGACGCAGACCGTCGAGGGACGCGAGCGCTATGCGGTGCGCGTGCGCTATCCGCAGGAACTCCGGGATACGCCTGAGCGGCTGGCGGAGGTACTCGTGCCAATGGACCATCAGGCGAGCGCGGCCACGGGCATCAGCGCCGGCCCGGCGCTGGGAACCGCGCTGACCGGTGCGGCAGGGCCATTTCCGACGATGGCCGGCCGCGTGGGCCAGGTGCCGCTCGGTGAGGTCGCGACGATTCGCGAGGAGACCGGGCCGATGGTGGTGCGTACGGAGAACGCGTCTCCTACCTCCTGGGTCTACGTCGACGTGGTCGGCCGCGACATCGGCAGTTACGTGGCAGATGCGCAGCGGGTGGTTGAACGGGAGGTCACCCTGCCAGCGGGCTACCGGATCGAATGGAGCGGGGAATACGAATACATGCAGCGGGCCAAAGCACGCATGAAGCTCGTGATCCCTGCCACACTCGGGATCATCTTTCTCCTGCTGTTCCTCAACTTCCGCACGGTGGGCGACACGCTGCTCGTCCTGGCGTCGCTGCCCTTCGCGCTGGTCGGCGGCTTCTGGCTGGTCTGGCTGCTCGGCTACAACTGGTCGGTGGCCGTGGCCATCGGATTCACTGCATTGGCCGGCGTGGCGGCCGAGACCGGCGTGGTGATGCTGATCTATCTCAATCAGGCATGGGAGGCACGCCTCGCACACGGCACATCTCCCACGGTGCACGACCTCTACGCAGCGATCATCGAGGGCGCCGTGAACCGCGTGCGGCCGAAGATGATGACGGTGACCGCGATCATGGCCGGCCTGCTCCCGATTCTCTGGGGCAGCGGCGCCGGGGCCAGCGTGATGAAGCGCATCGCGGCGCCGATGGTGGGTGGCATGATCTCCAGCACCGTACTCACCTTGATCGTGATTCCAGCCCTCTATTCCTGGTGGAAGGAGCGCGCCTTGTGA
- a CDS encoding DUF2127 domain-containing protein — MTSARSIPLPVWHRLFRLGMLAKAVDGVLELGGGLALLLLSPRAINAIVLFFIRGELREDPKDLLANLFLRASRDVFPVQVFAGIVLVAHGVMKVLLVAAVARGHRWAYPTAIVVFGGFIAYQSYQIAVRPSAFLWAITVIDLAVVALIAHEYLARGRYASPYR; from the coding sequence ATGACGAGCGCTCGATCCATCCCACTGCCCGTGTGGCACCGTTTGTTTCGGCTTGGCATGCTCGCCAAAGCCGTGGACGGTGTGTTGGAACTCGGTGGCGGGCTTGCCCTGCTGTTGCTGTCCCCAAGGGCGATCAATGCCATCGTGCTGTTCTTCATTCGGGGGGAACTGCGAGAGGATCCGAAAGACCTTCTGGCCAATCTATTCCTCCGGGCGAGTCGAGACGTGTTCCCCGTACAAGTCTTTGCGGGAATTGTGCTCGTCGCGCATGGCGTGATGAAGGTCCTGCTGGTGGCGGCGGTTGCGCGAGGCCACCGCTGGGCGTATCCAACCGCCATCGTCGTGTTCGGCGGATTCATAGCCTATCAATCGTACCAGATTGCCGTTCGCCCGTCGGCGTTTCTCTGGGCCATTACCGTCATCGACCTCGCGGTCGTCGCGCTCATCGCGCATGAATACCTGGCTCGCGGACGCTACGCGTCCCCGTATCGTTGA